The following is a genomic window from Anopheles aquasalis chromosome 3, idAnoAquaMG_Q_19, whole genome shotgun sequence.
TATCGAGTGTGAGCGAGTGGAATCGCCGAGTTCGGCAGCGAAAAGAGATCATCGATCAAAGCAACCATCGACACAATCCTGATTAGCAACGGCTCTAGGCAGCGGAGCTGAGCACAAACGAAGACCGTCatcggaaagagagagaaagaacagaCTCGTCGGTGCTAGTGGCGCCATAATTGTATATACTTTTCAAAATGCTAATAATAAAAACGAATTTAATCGAAGCAAAGGCTCTGctacaagaagaaggagaaaaaggaagcagtAACACTCGTACCGACGCCGAACAACGAACACACGGATACCCGGATCACTGCAACACTGCCGCGTTGGCCGATATACTAGGGTTGTTGATAATCTCGCCCAAACTGTCCAACACCTCCTTCCGGTAGTCATCGAAATCACCGTCCACCTCGTTGATCGTCTGCTCCTCGATCACGTACAGCGCACACTCGGTCTCCCGGATAAGCCGTTCGTCGTGGGACACGATAATCACTCCGCCCTTGTAATCGTTGATCGCTTCTGCCagggcatcgatcgattcaatgTCCAGGTTATTCGTAGGTTCATCGAGAATTAGCACATCCGGTGCATTGAGGCACAGTTCGGCCAACGCTACGCGAGCCTTCTGTCCACCGGACAGATCCTTCATTTTGATCGTGTGCGCATGGCTCGCAAGTCCAAACGTGCCGAGCTGCTTACGGGCCTTCTCGTACGGTAAGTTAAACAACCGCTGCAGATACTCGGCCGGCGTTTCCTCCGCCGTCAAATGCTCGCCCGAATGCTGATCGAACCGACCGATACGCAACCGATGGTTACGCTTCACCTCACCCTTGATCGGTTCCAGCTCACCGACGAGCAGCTTCAGGAACGTCGATTTGCCGACACCGTTCGGACCAACGATCGCCACCCGGCTACTTAGATCGATACCGAAATCAGCTCCAATGAACAGTGGCTTCTGGTTGGGGAAATTAAAGTTGCAatctggaatggaaaatgacgGGAATTAATACCCGGCGCCACACCACTCTACCCCACCGGATACTTACTGTGTAATCCAAGGATCGGTGGCTgcaacggtggtggatcggGGAAGCTAAACTTCACGATGTACTCCTTCGGCTTTGACAGCAGCTCCACCGGGCCCTCGTCCTCCTCACCCGGTTTCTGGTTCTTGCTGCGTCCCTTCTCCTGTTTGCGCGTCAgattttccttctgtttcttttccgCCGCCTTCTTCGATTGACCGTGTGCCTTCAGTTCCTTCAATCGGCGTTCCTGCTTCTCGTAATCCTTGATCATCTCGCGACGCTTCTGCACGTACATCTTCTTGAACATCGTGTAGTTACCCTTGTAGTAGTACAGCTTCTTGTTGTCCAGATGGATGATCTCATTACACACGTTGTCCAGGAAAGACTGGTCGTGGGACACGATCAGCAGCGTTTTCTTCCAGCCCTGCAGATAATTGTCGAGCCAAATGACGGCGTTCAGATCGAGATGGTTCGTCGGTtcatcgagcaacagcagcgtcgGTTCAATGAAGAGTGCCCGCGCCAGCGACACACGCATACGCCAGCCACCGGAGAATGCATTCGTCGGACGGTTCTGCATTTCACGCGAAAATCCCAAACCGGCCAGAATACGGCGGGCACGTGGTTCCGCCGAATCGGCACCGATCGCCTTCAGCTCATTGTACACTTCCTGTAACCGATCCTGTAACTCGATCTTTCCATTTTCGACGGCCTCTTCCAGTTCCTTGCACTGTTGCAACAGTTCCGTTCGCTTTACGTCCGCTTTCAGCACCGTCTCGACGGCCGATGTCTCATCGGCGACCACTTCCTGCTCGCACAGCAACACATCGATGTTGGGCGGAATGGCAAAGGCACGGTTAGCGATGTGGCGCAGTAGGGTCGTCTTGCCGTGCCCATTAGGACCGACCAATCCATAGTGGCGCCCGTTCGCGATCAACAGATTAGCGTTCACGAACAGATCGTTACCCTTGGCCGAAATGGTAAAGTTTTCGATCTTAATGTCAACGGCATGGTCCTGATGTTTGCTCTGGTTGCCCGTCTTCTGGGCTTGCGACATCGTAAAGTTACTGTCGAGATCCGAGTGACCCTGGCCACCTTTCCGAAGCATGGCCTCCTGCATTCGCTCGAATTCTTGCTGTTTCTtgagcttcttcttttccttgtGCGTTAGCTTCTTCTCCTTGTCCCCCTCGTCCAGCGTCAACTCTTCTGCCACCTTATCCGCCACCTCATCCATCTCATCGGCATCACCGTCCTCATCATCTTTCActggttccggttccttctTGGCACTCTTCTTGCTCGCCTGCTCCTCCTGTGGCTTGCTGTCTACCTTCTTGGGCTCTTCCTGcttcaccggttccggttccgcgaCCTTCGCCGGTACAGCTTTCGGTGCTTCTTTGGTCGGTTTCAcgggttccggttccgggatGTCACTCTCCACCTCTTCCTCATCCGGCTCGGATTCGCTTTCCTCTTCCGACGATTCCTCCAACTTTGCAATGGGTTTCTTGTTGGCGGCTCCCTTCTTCGCCGgttgcttcttcttggccGCCTTCTTGCTGGCCACTATCGCTACGTCGTCTTCATCCTCCGAGTCACcggaccggccaccggccaaaAGATCgatctccttttcctccttatCCGACCAATCGTCAtccttctttcctttgccTTTACCCTTGGACGCTGCCGccttctttgcttcctttttcgccGGCTGCTTCGTCGTTACCACTTTCCGGTCCTCTTCCGCATCCGAATCGACCGGTGCCGGCTTACCacgcgcaccaccactacccttCGCCGGCGCTTCATCGTCGCTCCAATCGTCGTCAccctttttgcctttcttgCCCTTTTTACTGGCGGCCGGAGCGGGCTTCTTGGCCGGGGCAGAACGGTTGGCAGCTGGCCCACTTTCATCATCGGAATCCACGTTGTCACCTTTCGCTCCCCCCTTCTTTTTCGAACCACCTTTACCACCGTCTAGCGCGACGGCCGGAGACTCATCGTCCTCCCAGTCCTggttctttttgtttcccttctttttcggCGGCATCGCTGGCTAGTGCTGCAGTCGGTGTGCAGGATATAcgtccgttccgtggtgcAATCAATTCCGGTTCGCACTTTTCCACGATTTTTTTATTGCACAAAAAAACGCAGCATGCGAGAACTGTCAAACTATGCTACCCCCACCCCCAGATAACCAGAGCATTATCTGGTCAAAATAtgtggaaagaaaattaaaaaccgtAGCAAAATGCTATCACAAAAATACAGAAAATAATCTTTGGAAACTTGCTCAAAGAATGTTTAATCCAAAACAGTAAACGGCAATTAAATTAGGCTGATATCTCGAAATCATCATGGCATTCAAATCACTTATCAATCCGGTTCCTTGGTTAACTGGGACCACCGCTACCGCCGCCGCTTCAAGGAAAACGAGAAAGTCATCCCGCTTCGTGATTCTGCAGAAATTTGTTATTCGCAGCAGTAAAGGAACCGGAAGCCAACGACGCCAGCAAACCCGGAGCACCGTGTGCACCACCGTGTGTctgctcaacagcagcagcttgcaaAACGCGCCCGTGAACGGCCTACTAAACGCTCGtcgaaccacaacaacacgacCATGGAAACGCTCCAGAAGTACCTCGGCCAGGTGAAGGTACCGTGTGCCACCGATAACGTGTACAAGGAGGAGTGCGTACTGTCCTTCGACACACCGGAAACGCCGACCGGACTGTACGTGAGCCTTACCAGCTTCCTCGGTTTCGGCGCGGAATACGCGGGCCGGTACGCGGAACGAGCCGGGCACCGGGTGTTCCTGCATCTGAAGCGTGACAAAATCGAGCTCACcgatgccagcagcaccggtgccgGGGGTGCCGATGGGCCGGAGAAGAAGATTACACGGCTAGCGATCGGGGTGGAGGGTGGTGCCACGACCGAGAGCAAAAAGTACGAATACACCGAACACTACCGGGTGGTCGTGTTTGAGACCGGTAGTGGTGCCAGTCCGACCGTCAGTCTGGAGTATCCCAACGCGGAACTGCCGCTGTTGGTGCAGAATGCGGTCGATGCGATACAGCGAGCCGAAGCGGCCTCGGTGAAGCGTGAACGGGAACAGCTGGCCGGAACGTGGGACGGTGAGATCCGGCAGGTTTCGCGCCACGCGGCcgatctgctgcagctcgAGAATGGCCGCAAGATCCCACCGACGGGCTGGAAGTGTGAAAAGTGTGATCTCACCAGCAACCTGTGGCTGAATCTGACCGACGGTTCCATCATGTGTGGCCGCAAGTTCTTCGATGGCTCCGGTGGCAACGATCATGCCGTTAACCATTACAAGGAAACGTCCTATCCGTTGGCGGTAAAGCTGGGTACGATCACGGCCGACGGGAAGGGAGACGTTTACAGCTACAGTGAGGACGATATGGTCGAGGATCCGCATCTGGTAAAGCACCTGGCGCACTGGGGCATCAACGTAGGTCAGCTGGAGAAGACTGAGAAATCGATGATCGAGCTGGAGCTCGATCTGAACCAGCGCATCGGTGAATGGGGCATTCTGTGCGAGAGTGCCAGTCAACTGAAACCGATCGCCGGGCCCGGGTACACCGGTATGAAGAATCTGGGCAACACCTGCTACCTGAACAGCGTCATGCAGGTCATGTTTACGATTCCGGACTTTGTGCGGCGTTTCGTCGAAGGGGCCGATGCGATCTTTGAGCGTGCACCGGCCGATCCGGCCAACGATTTCAATGTGCAGATGTAAGTGCACTCGTCTGGCGATCTTTGGAATCAATTAATTCTTCTAATGCAATCCTTCCATCCCTAGGGCGAAGCTTGGAACGGGGCTGTGCAGTGGCAAGTATAGCGTGCTGTCGGACAATACGCTCGATACGATCGATTCATCGAGCGGTGGTATCGCACCGACCATGTTCAAGGCACTGATCGGTCGAGGACATCCGGATTTctccaccaagcagcagcaggatgcacAG
Proteins encoded in this region:
- the LOC126576192 gene encoding ATP-binding cassette sub-family F member 1 gives rise to the protein MPPKKKGNKKNQDWEDDESPAVALDGGKGGSKKKGGAKGDNVDSDDESGPAANRSAPAKKPAPAASKKGKKGKKGDDDWSDDEAPAKGSGGARGKPAPVDSDAEEDRKVVTTKQPAKKEAKKAAASKGKGKGKKDDDWSDKEEKEIDLLAGGRSGDSEDEDDVAIVASKKAAKKKQPAKKGAANKKPIAKLEESSEEESESEPDEEEVESDIPEPEPVKPTKEAPKAVPAKVAEPEPVKQEEPKKVDSKPQEEQASKKSAKKEPEPVKDDEDGDADEMDEVADKVAEELTLDEGDKEKKLTHKEKKKLKKQQEFERMQEAMLRKGGQGHSDLDSNFTMSQAQKTGNQSKHQDHAVDIKIENFTISAKGNDLFVNANLLIANGRHYGLVGPNGHGKTTLLRHIANRAFAIPPNIDVLLCEQEVVADETSAVETVLKADVKRTELLQQCKELEEAVENGKIELQDRLQEVYNELKAIGADSAEPRARRILAGLGFSREMQNRPTNAFSGGWRMRVSLARALFIEPTLLLLDEPTNHLDLNAVIWLDNYLQGWKKTLLIVSHDQSFLDNVCNEIIHLDNKKLYYYKGNYTMFKKMYVQKRREMIKDYEKQERRLKELKAHGQSKKAAEKKQKENLTRKQEKGRSKNQKPGEEDEGPVELLSKPKEYIVKFSFPDPPPLQPPILGLHNCNFNFPNQKPLFIGADFGIDLSSRVAIVGPNGVGKSTFLKLLVGELEPIKGEVKRNHRLRIGRFDQHSGEHLTAEETPAEYLQRLFNLPYEKARKQLGTFGLASHAHTIKMKDLSGGQKARVALAELCLNAPDVLILDEPTNNLDIESIDALAEAINDYKGGVIIVSHDERLIRETECALYVIEEQTINEVDGDFDDYRKEVLDSLGEIINNPSISANAAVLQ
- the LOC126576533 gene encoding ubiquitin carboxyl-terminal hydrolase 5, which encodes METLQKYLGQVKVPCATDNVYKEECVLSFDTPETPTGLYVSLTSFLGFGAEYAGRYAERAGHRVFLHLKRDKIELTDASSTGAGGADGPEKKITRLAIGVEGGATTESKKYEYTEHYRVVVFETGSGASPTVSLEYPNAELPLLVQNAVDAIQRAEAASVKREREQLAGTWDGEIRQVSRHAADLLQLENGRKIPPTGWKCEKCDLTSNLWLNLTDGSIMCGRKFFDGSGGNDHAVNHYKETSYPLAVKLGTITADGKGDVYSYSEDDMVEDPHLVKHLAHWGINVGQLEKTEKSMIELELDLNQRIGEWGILCESASQLKPIAGPGYTGMKNLGNTCYLNSVMQVMFTIPDFVRRFVEGADAIFERAPADPANDFNVQMAKLGTGLCSGKYSVLSDNTLDTIDSSSGGIAPTMFKALIGRGHPDFSTKQQQDAQEFFLHLVSSLEKHSRQPPTANPADALKFCIEDRVECCSSGKVMYNRRDEWCLPLQIPLQKATNIEEVKRYEAEREAAEKEGRRLDPDSLVRPKIPLSACLDTFAQPELVEQFYSSAINAKTTAKKTTKLASMPDYLMLHLKKFTLKEDWTSIKLDVAIDIPEVLDLETLRGTGKQPDEEELPDIVGRPPTPPPMDPEVMEQLIGMGFPPEACKRAIFFTKNTGIEPATQWMMEHIADADFAAPFVPPGTGGKSGAAGAAAAAAAAAAFTPDPVGLEMLMGMGFTDRQATKALRETGNNTERAVDWIFSHTEELDTMAIDDATFDSVATAAAAAGGGGGGGGAGGSASAGAASGQSSAGKPSGPTYRDGTGKYKLVAFISHMGTSAQVGHYVCHILKDGQWVIFNDNKVAISQNPPKELGYLYLYQRV